From Calliphora vicina chromosome 3, idCalVici1.1, whole genome shotgun sequence:
CATTACATTATCCGTAAAAAGCGAAAATCAGATCTAAAATTTATCTTGTCCTGAATTTGACTGTACGTTTGAAAAATTCGTTTGATTATTAAGCCCTGTATATGAAGTGAAAAGGAATTGCTCAGGAATAGTGGTCAGTTGTTGTGTTTATTTTGTAGATCTGAGATGAAGAAATCCTGGCATTTTCATATAACTATTTTTGCTTTGCAAGtgtttgaaaaaaacaattaaacatttctctgcattaaacaaaatcaaacaaattttaaagtttacacTCTCCAGAGTGTAAACAatgaatataaattgaaaatagcgAGTTAATCCACAAAATTCAATTGTCATCCACTCTTTAACAACAACCaacacaaataaaatcaaatacgTATTCAAGCGCGCCAatctttttcaaattcaaaatttctatacCAACAGACAAAAGTGATAGATACGAACGAGTACAATCCAATACTCCCAACAGCTCTAAGAAATCTGACGCCAAACAATTAAACCCAATAGTAGCAGTAGTTGTACTCGCATTTTCTCTTGAAAACCAATTGTCATTATTATTTGGTTGTAATTGTTAATGaaatatgttgttgttgttgctattatttCTATTCGTTAGTTTTAATGTTGTTGTaggtaagtaagtaagtatgtCTGTCTCCAACAACAGCAACGGTGAGTTGTCAACACACGCAGTCAAAATGACAAGTTACGGTGCGTTTGCGTacattttgtgtgtattttgtggTCTCTTCTTCTTttgaattcttaataaatcaaaGTAAAGAATATAAATTGGGACTTACACGCCTTCAACAATCGCAGTTAGTATTTCTCAGCCAACGGAGCCTCACATACAGGTGTAGCGAGTGCAAGCTTTGGTCTGATCccatagaaataaatttcataccaattccaattcaataaaaaatttaaaaaaaaaataaaccccAAACCAAATAAGGATTATATATggatatagaaaaagtgattttttaaataaactataacagaaaattaattattattatattaaaataaaagtgcaataataaccaaacaaattttgtggattctattcaaatcaataaaaatagaatagaaaataataaaagaagcaATAAACTAGAACATTAAGAACTTAAAGTGCTAAAGTgccataatttaatttaaattatttataaattttaaaagaaaattaaacccaaaaccaaacaacaaaaatgtggaaatttgcTGTGTTATTACTATGCCTGAGTGGATATTGTTTAGCGGGTCCAGTGGGTGTGAAGGTAAGCAGGATCCTTAGAAAGAAATTTCtgagtgtttaaaaatgtttaaagttgtaccaatgtgttaaattttaaaataaaaatttaaatccttTCAAACTCAAAgttcaatttaaagttttaaatgaatgaattttgaatttaaatgaaaaattttgaaattaaaaaaaaatatttatttctgctTCGTAGACAGacattttgattgaaaatttgtaaaattaaaaaaaaaatatcctcctgcaatagttttttgattccaaaactgttcgataaatattttaaaattttagatccaaaattttagtttttttttttaaatttcatataaaattaaaaatcgttttttgattaaattccaaaaacattccaaaaatattttaaaattttagatccaaaactttaacaatttcgttttttaaaaatttcatataaaattaaaaattgtatttcgaattttaatcaaatgttaaaatgtattttctatctaaaattttaaaccataatttttcaaacctttaacatttcaaataataaatttaactggaattcaagttaaaTTCCAGCATTAATTACAGTGttaatcaacattttatttcttaaaatattttctagtttaaaatattacattttcaaaagcttgaatttttattgtttaatacttAATTGGGTAATAATATTTGACAGTTTGTGAAGCCATAATAGCGGGAACAACACTAAATATGGTCAGCCCAAAGAGAACCTCAGAGAATGAATGAAACAAAATGTTGGGGAAACATGAATCATCCCTGCCAcgtttaaacttatttttttaacaagttGAGTGCCAATAACCActaaagccccaaaaattcaagcacttgaacattttgttggaatttgacttgaaaaaatttaatatttttggagattgctattgatataaagtgtaatacaactataattcaaggcttgaattaaacatgtttttaaCTTGAATTCCACTAAAACTGCTTATTTGGATTGACattaatgatttaaattttttaattctaaccaacattttcattttaaagacTTCTTACTAAATTCATTAACAATATtccaaaaaagttataatttttttcaaatccaaAGTAAGAGCCTGATACGGAAACACAactagaaaataatttaaaaatttttgtatgaaaaacactgaaaaattattttaaaactgagttattttcatacaaacattttaatattgattttCGGTGGTAAATCAaccagagacctgcgccgactaAATTTCTCGGCTGCGGCGGCTGACCCCTAAAAATGTCGGCTGCGGCTCAATGCCGGCTGTCAGCCGACTAATAATTActcaaattgtaaaaaattaaaaatttaaaaagttaaattccgaacattttatgaaattactaaGGAACTTTAATCAAAAACGGCGGCAAGCAGATTTAAGCCTCAAAAATTTTGGCGGCGGCGGcggcttttaaaatttatcggTGGCTCGGCTAAGTCGGCTTACAGTCGTTCGGCGCAAGTCTCTGGCCCACACCCATATAATTGTACATGATTACCAaaccattaaacatttttacaagtttttttatacccttcacgagTACTTTTCCGACTTCAAATTGAGATGATAGTCAAAGAAgtttatttatacccttcaccttcgtgcgaagggaatatataagtttgtcattccgtttgtaatttccacaatataattttccgacccaataatgtatatatattctggagtcTTATAGCGGggtcgattaaaccatgtccgtctgtctgtctgttgaaatcaattttctgaagaccccagatgtcttcgggatccaaatcttcaataattctgtcagacatgctttctagaagtttcctatttaaaatcagtaaaatcggtccacaaatggctgagatatgaggaaaaaaacaggacaacctcgatttttgacctatttttgacaaacatctggattactaagtcattaatatagacaatatggatacctaatgatagatatttcaaaggcctttgcaacgacgtatataagaccaaaataagttggacctacaattggtcaaaatcggaaaaaatattttttaatccgaattttttttttttcatcaaaaaataatttaaaaaaccaaaaaatttataaaaaaattatttaaatttaaaaaaaaaaattaaaaaaacaattggaaaaaattttttccaaaaaattaaaaaaaataaattttgtttacctaaaaatatttaaaattcgtattttgaagtatgtttgttgttacttgttttttaacaatattatggtcactgtaattatttatatttgcaacaatatgtttaatttaacaTTCAAATGATAGTAGCATTCAttaacatgattgtagcaatcatatacttaattactacaatcatatacaaTGTACTCTCTCTATGAGTACACCTCTCTTAAGCGGACATGTCccataaatggaaatttttttgggaTTATTTACTGCTCTCATAAGCGGACAAATTTGACAGTATCTTAGGTGTCCGCTTATGATAGAGTACACTGTACATACTACCATATTTTTTTCTCTGCCTGCAAATAAAtaccatattttaaatttctccacaaattatttttctttttggaattttagaaaCCATTgacaagaatattttttatgacCTTTCCTTCTTTTTGGTATCTTTATAAATATCCATATAACGAAAGGAAATACACATGCATATCCGTTTTACCTCTGCCTCGAtcaaaaccaaaaaacaaacatttgcacattacggaagtaattttaataaaaattttatttttctgtccATTTGAACAGAAAAAGAGAAGAAAAAATACTCATCGGGTGTTCTTTCATTTCATTTGGTCATTCTTTgtgtcattttattatatttcaatcCACAATTTCTCTCCCATTCAACTCAGTTTTAGTGTTCTCATATATCAATTCTTGgtttacatttacatttacGTAGCATTAAATATTCTAGACACGATTTCTCAGACCCGCTATTAAAAAAGGCCATATATTTgggttcttttttttatttatttctttcttttctaGTTAAATGTGCAAGACAAAAAGTCTTAacgttctttttaaaaaaatgtacttcttttttatattttttcgaatttttttttaatttttttttggtttctttaatgtttaaaatgtcTACTGGAAATCGAGTGCGTATGTGTCGAaattattcaattgcaaaagttcTTGCAGGCAGCCAGGCATTCATacgtgttttaataattttgctaATCACTCAGCAGACGACAGTGAAGAGTGTGGACAAGAAGACAAACGTAATACGTATGAAAATATGAATATGATGACtggacaaataaatatttaaatacctaCAATGTATTTTATAGACCCATAAAATGTTTATCAGCAGGGCGGTGAAGGCCCAAACAGTCAAACAGATGTACACAtcagttattattttttttaatggaactAACAAGTGCGTCGTACATTTGTACAAGTAGTTGTGGTGGAACTAAAGACGGAAGTTTGAAATACTAAAGGGAGGAGGACTAAACATACATGcttaagtatttaaatattttcatagaaatattttaaaatgttataaaattctTACACAATTATTTATCTGCAGATAATCTAAAGacatgattaaaatttaaagttttttatgtatCTCCCTcccattcataaaaatttaatatcaataACTTTGTATGAATGAGAAATATCATCCTTCATATTTAATGAAAAGTACTTTAGACAAAGAGCGTTGCATTAGGAACATAAAGTAACTCGTAACTctatgtctatacctgataaatttttgtcatgataaTCGTCAAAGTGGTtgtcaagaaaaaaaataatcatttattagtattattactTCGTTATGAccaaattgttagtgcttttgctcaaaCAACTTTGTGTTGACAACAAacatcattaattgttatgataaatatttgtcaagtatagacagggggtaataataaaaatatgcgTCCTCACAATTCAAATGTTTTACGAAATAAACTTAATTCGAATATTCAGCAAATGCTTATTTGATTTTACATGACTTTTTTAAGAGTAAACAACCTCAAACCATCCTAACAACAATGATCAACTGATCAAcgaatttttaaccaatttgaGTACAGCAGTtgattttaaacacatttttatagTCCGACCAAACACTCGTTTGGTCAGACTATAAAACCGAATACTGGTATTAAGCCGATTCGGCCAAAAATCGGCTTAATACCAGTATTCGGTATTCAGGAATACcaaaaccgaaacttttataaatgaaaaacatagattatggaattttaaaagagaacctagttttgaatataattattaattaatagaaTACAGAAACTTtgattataaaatatcaaagctttctGTTAAAACTGTTCCctcaccaaaaaaataaacgttTCAATTCAAGATCCTCAATGTAAGTGGGTGCAGCAGGGCATCTAAAAATATGCTGAAACTTgctcaaaaattaaaagatttttttactgGAAATTAATAGTAAGTTTCTATTTGTTTTGGATTATTCCGAATAATGAATTTCTAGCTAATATTAGGCTTGGTTTGCTTTCGGACCAGTCGCAAAATATTTAAGAGATACCATTTTCTCCTTCCTAGGTCAAGGTCATTGTAAATTATCGATTATTTGGTTTTATCTTTTTGATGTTTATATACCTTGCCTAAAGACCGACCGACATTTCTTTTTCTATCTGGAATAATTCGATATTTTCAATATTCCAGTTCGTAACGATcaattaacataaatatatatttactataCTCCTCTCCAATAACATGCCGGTTTCTTCAATATACTTTTAGTACGATATTTAAGAAGAATCGACACAAACAATTTATCACTTATCTAATGGTAATCGTCTCGGGAAAAACCAGGACTGCAGGTCCTTTCGAACTGTTGTTCGAAACAATTCTATATCAAATTCTTTATTGCTGACTCTTTAAATGAGATGTGCTACTAATACATAATATTTCTCCTgatcaacatttttattaaactcCCCAATATGCCAGATTATCTCATCCTTCCAAAAGTGAGAAGTAGTGACAGGAGattgatcatttttaaaatggtaGGATCTTGGTATTTAATAGCTTTGATCTAACGATTTTTTTAACCTTCTTTTGAATGTCCGTAATATCAACAAATGGATATCAATGTTGTATAAAACACCTAGTAGATAACTTTACCTAACAGTTAACATGACATTAATTCCAAATCATTATCTATGGGTTAAAAAACCATTTCAAGTTGAAATAGATTTATAtcgataaaaacaaattgagaattccaaattaatattgagataatacaaattgaatatgagaaaaccaattttaatttagctttgaaattgagaaatcgaaattaatatttaactcTGAATTGATACACGTTTTAAAGCTTCGACctacgaattaattaattcaattcactaaaatcttaattcggaattaaaaaatttcagtcACTCCACATCTAATTcaaaggatttttttatttaaattcattcatcgttgaattaattcataacagaattcattcaacctttgaatgattaaattcaaatctaatacaaatttaatggaattaaaatattgttttgcttttaccctctgtctatacctgataaatttttatcatgataaacttcaagataaaaaattatcagataTAGTTtacatttattagtattttatCGTTATGACACAATTGTTAGTGCTTTCGCTCAGACAAcattgtcttgacaacaaacgtcattaattgttatggtaaatatttgtcaagtatagacagatGGTAatagaagaaaaatttaatcactaaaccatttttaaagctattttgtatCGGATTTGAAGTcaagaacatttttaatgattCAATTAGGAATTAAtgctataaagaatgaattctcaaaggaaggaatttaatacatttgaagtacaaaGAAATTAAGCCATAGAATTAGGTTAagagataaattttattttgatttcgaatATAGAATTAAGAATTACTTCTTTCTAATCTTGTGCTAGAAAAGATCTATAATCTATCGAAATGGAGTTCGTGGGGCATGATCTAAATAAAACTACATCAAACTTGATCACAACAAAAGCTGACTAAATCACTAACTACATTAGTATATTGGTTAGTAGTCAAATGAAACTATGAAAGTGATCTAAATTATGTCTATTTAAGTTTTTGAGGCTTAAGCTTGATCTTTAATATATGTTAAGAAAGAGAGACTATCcagttttttatttagttacCTTTATTAATCTAAAAAACTGTAAgttatggcgttttcttttctgacataaATGATGCCTTCATTCTGCCGtttacccttctttgtgttGTTTGGTATGCGTATTTATACCgggttcttttcaaataatgttgccctcaAACCCCGAAAATATACTACATCACATTTTAAACAGCTTatcttgttattgtttttgaagtTCGTTGGTGTTAATGAAatagaaaattgcataaatggtaatggtttTGTTCTATCgtgatcatttaaaattttaacacattATGTCCCATTTTCTTAATCTCTGGTTAtattttatcgtgacgatatactgacagttttcatacaaaaattatctgcTTGTTCCAcaatgtcgaaagaaaaatgagtcgaaaaaaattttatgaaaaacactcagtttttaaaattcgttcgaatagttttcatacaaaatttgttcgaatcatttttctttcgatatCGTGAAACAGGCCTTATATTAATTagaagtatatcgttacgaaaaacgataaccagtgATTAAGAAAATGGGGCTATGAGGATATTGGCAACCTTTAATAggttggcaacattttgtgttgCCAACCATTAGATGTCCAACAAGACGCCCTTCTGTCTATTGATagcttaatttcaaaataagtaAAATCAATCATCGAATATTTATTGTTAAaccttaaagaatttaattttaataactgGAAACGTGAGGAGCTGCAAACGTGCGATTAGCACTCCCTTAAACAAAGATAtaaccaaattaaaattttcatctaTTTATGCGATTTATGTCTAACAACAATAAACgcattttataagaaatttcttTGAAGTTTgaaacttttcttttaaaattttgaaaactacttaatattaaatatattatgcaAGAAAATATTGCTATTCCAATGCAAATTAAAATATGCTCAACTCGTACagcttataaaaaaaacaatatgcaCAAACAtgctataaacattttaaattcactATTAATCATACAAACacccaaaaattattgaaaaagtaagaaaattaaGCACATACTCGtactttcaaaattatttaacaatttctttaattaaaaaccgaaaaaaagaaagaaaggtCTCATTAAAATGCAacaaataaacaagaaaaatatgaatttttttttatttatttatatttacaaaataatatgtgataatatgtttttttctttaaaccaaaaatgttaaaattttattacccCACCGCCACCAAAAATGAAATGTaaggaaaaaatggaaaaaaaagtcgCTGCGCAGGTGCAACAAAGTGGCGCATAATTTGTCACATACACAATTAATTCATCATGGCACATGTctacaaattattaaatgaattaaaacaaacaaaaatcaatacaataaccaaaaaaatgtttttgaaaaaacctcaacagaatttgtttttgctttttcctacaaaattttgttaatttgctTAAGTTAATAACAAATTGTACGAGTACAGCAACAAAACCTTAgagtaataattaaaatattgttaaatgaaataaacaaaacgaTTTGCGTTCGTTcgatttgaacaaaaataaaaatttcactttaCACCTCTTCAAGGAAAACTAGAACAgaagtgaaattttcaaaacactAGTAAAGTTGTGGCTGGGGATTGTGGTGTGTTTTAGTAGTGGGTGTTGTGAGCGTGCAGCTGTAGTTGAGTGGTTGGTGTGGTGGCCTGGCTCTTGTGTATAATTGCTGGTATTAGCGCGCTAATCTGAAGACAGTGTCAGAAAGTCACGTGCACTTGCATTTACTTACTTATTTATTGTTAGCTAAagtacaaaatgtttaattgttGAAATCGTAGTTAGggtttaatttcaaattcaaatcatGTTATTGATTTTGCTTATTTCAATGTGACAGAGTAACAACATTATTGCAAGTCAAATGCAAATCATCTTCACTAGGTcattcttttaatatttaaacttttctcTTGTACTACTTCCAATCCTTTTAACACTAGCATTTCCCCTtcaattatttgtattaaaatatccCTTTCGTGTTCTTTATTTGCAGCGCAATATGCCCATTGTGCAGCAAAGAGATGACGCTGCAGCTATGGCTGAGGCGGAACCAGCCGCCGATCCCAGTGAAATGATGATCATGTCCACATTAAATTTGCCAAGCAATGCCACCTCCATTAGAGCTGATATAACTGATGGATTTTCTTGTGAAAATAAGACTTATGGTTACTATGCTGATGTGGATAATGATTGTCAAATCTTCCATGTATGCTTGCCAGTTACTTATGCCGATGGTAAGGAGAATACCTTCCGTTGGAGTTTCATTTGTCCCGAAGAAACTATTTTCAGTCAGGTAAATTAACGCTCTAGCATTtacataaaacaatttatacTTTCTATATCCCAAATCTTAGGATTCGTTTACTTGCATGCGTCCCGATGATATGGCCATCACTTGTGAAGAATCCTATCAATATTACGAATTGAATCGTAACTTTGGTATGGTGGAACCTGCTGCCGATAAGGAAAATAACAATCAAGCTGCTACTGAGAACGCTGAGAGCAATGAAACCATTGTTGAGGAATCCGAAGCAGCTATGCCTGTTGTGCAGGAAGAGGAAGAAAAGGTCGTTGTCAAACCAGTTGGTCAATCCAAACCCGTGAAAGTACAAAAACCTCTGCGCAGAAAGCCTTCAGTATCATTTGCTACCCAAAAGAAACCCGCCAACACTTATCCTTTGCGCAAAATGCCTCAGGCTCAACCAGAAATGCCCCAAACTCCAGTTGTCGAAGTTTCAGAAGATATCAAACCTGTAGAAGAGGAAGAAATCAAACCCACCGTACAGAAATTCTCTAGACGCCCTGTTATGCCTGCTACCTccaatacttttaaaaataaaatccaaaGCTCTAAAACCGAAAGTGCAATGGGAACCAGAACTGAATTGTTTAACCAAAACAGAAAACGTCCCACCATGTTCAACAAGAAACCAGTGGAAGCTCAAGAAGAAGTAAAAGAAGAAGAGGTAAAAATTGAAACTGAAGTTGAACAGCAGAACTTTTCTCCCATGGAATCTGACATGTCAAACTCCAATACTGAAACTCAAGTGGCCGATAGTGAAATCGAAGCCTCCGAAACTAATCATATCTTTGTGAAACCAGAAGAGGTCAATGAAATCGCCAACATTGCTGCTGAGCCCGAGAAAATCGAAGAACCTGTACAAGTATTAGAAGCTTTTGAGGAAATTCCTGCTGTTATTTCTGAAGTTGTAGAAACTCCAATTGCTGAGGAAGAAGAAACCGAGAACGAGGTGATTATGCCCGCTGTAAGTGTAGAGGAAGCTGAAGATGAGGAAAATTCGGAAGTTGTTGAAGAAGCACAAAATGCTGAAGAAACTGAAATGGCCGCAGAAGTCCAAACTGTCGAAGAGATTCAAATGCCTGAAGAAACTCCAGTTGCTGTAGAAATTCAAACTGCTGAGGAAACTCAAGCTGCTGAGGAAACTGAAACTGCTCAAGAAACTCAAGCTGCCGAAGAAGAAACACCAGAAGTTCATCAAAGTCTGAGAACATCTGCTGAAGTTACTCAAAATGCTGAAGAAACTCAAGTTGCTGAAGAAGTTGCCGCAGAAACACAAGTGGCTGAAGAAACTCCTGCTGTCGAAGAAGCTCAAACTGCTGAGGAAACTCAAGCTTCCGAAGAAACTCAAGCTGCTGAAGAACCTCAAGCTGCTGTCGAAGATGTACAAGCTGTCGAAGAACCTCAAACTGCTGAAGAACCTCAAGCTGCTGTCGAAGAAGTACAAGCTGCCGAAGAACCTCAAACTGCTGAAGAAGTACAAACTGTAGAAGCTGCTGATGAAACTCAAGTTGTAGAAGAAACTCAAGCTGCTGAAGAAAACCAAACAGCTGAAGAAACTCCAGCTGTTGAAGAAATTCAAGCTGCTGAAGAACCCCAAGTTGTTGAAGTAGCCCAAACTGTTGAAGAATCTCAAGTTCCTGAAGAAACTAAAGTTGTAGAAGAAACTCAAGCTGCTGAAGAAACTCAAGCTGCTGAAGAAACCCAAAGTGCTGAAGAAACTCAAACTCCTGAAGAAACACAAGCTGCTGAAGAAACCCAAACTGCCGAAGAAGAAACACCAGAAGTACATCAAAGTCTGAGAACCTCTGCTGAAGAAACCCATAACTCTGAAGAAATTCAAGTTGTTGCCGAACTTCCAGTAGATGAAGAAGTCCAAACAGCTGAAGAAGTATCAGTACCTGAAGAAGTTGAAGCTGTTGAAGAATCTCAAGTAGCTGAAGAAGCTCAATCTGCCGATGAAACTCAAAAAGTAGAAGAAGCTCCAGTTGCTGAAGAAGTTCAAACTGTTGAAGAAGCTCAAAATGCTGAAGAAGCTCAAAAAGTAGAAGAAGTTCCAGTTGCTGAAGAAATTCAAACTGTTAAAGAAACTCAAGAAGCTGAGGAACCAATCGTCGCTGAAGAATCTTTAGTTGTTGAAGAACCTAAACCAATCGAAGTAGTTGCTCCCATGGAAGATGCTCAAAGCGTTGAAGAATCTCAAGTTGATGAAGAAGCTAAACCTGTTGAAGAAGCTGAAGTAAATGTAGTCCCTGAACAAGTTGCTGCCTCCGAAGAATCTGTATTGATAAAGTCCGAAAATGAACCTgctatttttgaagaaaactctGAAGAAGGCGCCAATGTAGCACCCATTCAAACAGTTGAAGAAATGGAATCTGAAAAGCCAGCTGAAGCTCCAGAATCTATGCAAGCTACCGAAGAGATGAGTCATCCAGATGCTATGGTACAACAGATGTATGAAGATATGGATATGAACAAACAATCTATTGGTGGATTCAAACCCGTCGATCCCGTTATGGCCCAAGAAGCTGAACAATTGATTGTTGACTTTATCAACACGCTGAGAAATAACGACTTCACCAATGAGAAACCTGGCATGCATTTGCAGCATCATATTGATGAAGTAGCCGAGCAAGAACAATCCCAAGAAAATGCTGATGAACAAGAAGTTGAAAAGGTAGAAAGCAATGAAGTGCACCAAGAAGAAGCTGAAAAAGTAGAAGAGGTCCAAGAGGATGAAAAAACCAATGAAGCTGAAGAAGACCAACCAGAAATTAACGAAACCCTCGCTGATTCTGTAGAAAACAATGCCGAAGAAGTACAAGAAGCTGATGAAGCCGAAGAACCTAAACAAGAAACTGAAACAGTGGCTAAAGAAGAAAATAGCGAAACCAATGAGTTCAATGTCTTAAAATCATTGGAAACCCAAAGCGTTGAGAATATGGATGAGTCACAAAAATCTGAAGAAGCTCCCGTTGAAAACATGAACCTCTCTCAAGAGATGTATCAAGTTCCTGTCCAAGTTGTCACTACTTCTGAAGAAGAAGTACCCATGCGACAAGTGCAATCACAAGAAACTGAAATAGAACCCGTTCAAATGCCTGCTAACACTGAGGAGAAGGTAGAAGATGAAGCACCCGCTATGGTCATGGGTGGTTACAAGCCATTGAGCATTGATGACATTGTAGAATTGGTTAAGGAACGTTTAGATCATATGCCTAAGAATGATATGGAAACTCCCATGCAATTGGAACAAGTTATCGGTGGACCCCAAGAAGATAAAGCCGCTGAGGAGAAAGTAGAAGAACAATCCCCAGCTCAAGATGATGAACCACAAGAAACTAGCCAATCCGAAGAGGAAATTGTTATGCCCATTTACCAGCGTATGGTACAACCTGTTAAGGTAGATGCTGGCGTCCAAACTGAAGATGTTGAACAAGTGGCTAACAGCGAACAAACCGAAGTTTCCGATGATGTTAAAGAAAAGACAAGTCGTTCCTATAGATCTCGCAAACTAGACCCCCGTAAACGTCGTTTCCTTTTCAAAGCTGACTCCAGCTAAATCTTCTGTTACTTCAACAATCTCTCTAACATAGAGATTGTGTTTTCGTATCTGAGCCATTTAACCCGCCCAAAATcttattattttagattttttaaatattcttcttCTCCTTACTCTTCGATTCGTCTCTTTTCTCCTCTTACATCTTTACTCTCTTTAACTCTTTC
This genomic window contains:
- the LOC135955339 gene encoding titin gives rise to the protein MWKFAVLLLCLSGYCLAGPVGVKRNMPIVQQRDDAAAMAEAEPAADPSEMMIMSTLNLPSNATSIRADITDGFSCENKTYGYYADVDNDCQIFHVCLPVTYADGKENTFRWSFICPEETIFSQDSFTCMRPDDMAITCEESYQYYELNRNFGMVEPAADKENNNQAATENAESNETIVEESEAAMPVVQEEEEKVVVKPVGQSKPVKVQKPLRRKPSVSFATQKKPANTYPLRKMPQAQPEMPQTPVVEVSEDIKPVEEEEIKPTVQKFSRRPVMPATSNTFKNKIQSSKTESAMGTRTELFNQNRKRPTMFNKKPVEAQEEVKEEEVKIETEVEQQNFSPMESDMSNSNTETQVADSEIEASETNHIFVKPEEVNEIANIAAEPEKIEEPVQVLEAFEEIPAVISEVVETPIAEEEETENEVIMPAVSVEEAEDEENSEVVEEAQNAEETEMAAEVQTVEEIQMPEETPVAVEIQTAEETQAAEETETAQETQAAEEETPEVHQSLRTSAEVTQNAEETQVAEEVAAETQVAEETPAVEEAQTAEETQASEETQAAEEPQAAVEDVQAVEEPQTAEEPQAAVEEVQAAEEPQTAEEVQTVEAADETQVVEETQAAEENQTAEETPAVEEIQAAEEPQVVEVAQTVEESQVPEETKVVEETQAAEETQAAEETQSAEETQTPEETQAAEETQTAEEETPEVHQSLRTSAEETHNSEEIQVVAELPVDEEVQTAEEVSVPEEVEAVEESQVAEEAQSADETQKVEEAPVAEEVQTVEEAQNAEEAQKVEEVPVAEEIQTVKETQEAEEPIVAEESLVVEEPKPIEVVAPMEDAQSVEESQVDEEAKPVEEAEVNVVPEQVAASEESVLIKSENEPAIFEENSEEGANVAPIQTVEEMESEKPAEAPESMQATEEMSHPDAMVQQMYEDMDMNKQSIGGFKPVDPVMAQEAEQLIVDFINTLRNNDFTNEKPGMHLQHHIDEVAEQEQSQENADEQEVEKVESNEVHQEEAEKVEEVQEDEKTNEAEEDQPEINETLADSVENNAEEVQEADEAEEPKQETETVAKEENSETNEFNVLKSLETQSVENMDESQKSEEAPVENMNLSQEMYQVPVQVVTTSEEEVPMRQVQSQETEIEPVQMPANTEEKVEDEAPAMVMGGYKPLSIDDIVELVKERLDHMPKNDMETPMQLEQVIGGPQEDKAAEEKVEEQSPAQDDEPQETSQSEEEIVMPIYQRMVQPVKVDAGVQTEDVEQVANSEQTEVSDDVKEKTSRSYRSRKLDPRKRRFLFKADSS